The following are encoded together in the Actinobacillus lignieresii genome:
- the ilvA gene encoding threonine ammonia-lyase, biosynthetic translates to MSNPTIQSGTDYLRAILSSNIYDLAQVTPLQKMEKLSERLGNQILIKREDRQPVHSFKLRGAFAMISNLSASQKAAGVITASAGNHAQGVALSSKHLGLRALIVMPQNTPAIKVDAVRGFGGEVLLFGANFDEAKAKALELSAELGMTFVPPFDHPMVIAGQGTIGMELVQQRSDLDYVFVPVGGGGLAAGIAVLIKQILPNVKVIAVESKDSACLQHALKVGKPDNLERVGLFADGIAVKRIGDETFRLCQQYIDEVVLVDNDQICAAMKDIFENVRAVAEPSGATSLAGLKKYVKEHQLEGKNLACVLSGANLNFHTLRYVSERCEIGEKHEALLAVTIPEKKGSFLKFCEILGNRAVTEFNYRHADDSKACIFVGVRITGSVEKADIIRDLQQHGYDLVDLSDDDIAKTHIRYMVGGRPNTISAEQLYSFEFPEQKGALLKFLQTLTDWDISLFHYRAHGADYGDILAAFTLDESDKHRLNQHLDQLGYRYQNVTDSLAYQYFLK, encoded by the coding sequence TCCGAGCGTTTAGGCAACCAAATTCTGATCAAACGTGAAGACCGCCAACCGGTACACAGCTTTAAACTGCGCGGTGCCTTTGCAATGATTTCAAACCTCTCGGCAAGCCAAAAAGCCGCCGGTGTGATTACCGCTTCGGCAGGTAACCATGCGCAAGGCGTGGCGCTTTCATCCAAACATTTAGGATTGCGCGCCTTAATCGTAATGCCGCAAAATACGCCGGCAATCAAAGTGGATGCGGTAAGAGGATTCGGCGGCGAAGTTTTACTGTTCGGCGCAAACTTTGACGAAGCCAAAGCTAAAGCCTTAGAACTTTCCGCCGAATTAGGCATGACCTTCGTACCGCCTTTCGATCATCCGATGGTAATCGCCGGTCAAGGCACCATCGGTATGGAATTGGTACAACAAAGATCCGATTTAGATTATGTATTCGTGCCGGTCGGCGGCGGCGGTTTAGCCGCAGGTATAGCGGTATTAATCAAACAAATTTTACCGAATGTCAAAGTAATTGCGGTCGAATCCAAAGATTCCGCTTGTTTGCAACATGCGTTAAAAGTCGGTAAGCCGGATAACTTGGAGCGAGTCGGCTTATTTGCGGACGGTATCGCGGTAAAACGAATCGGTGACGAAACTTTCCGTTTATGCCAGCAATATATCGATGAAGTGGTATTGGTCGATAACGACCAAATTTGTGCGGCGATGAAAGATATTTTTGAAAACGTACGTGCGGTTGCCGAGCCTTCCGGCGCGACGTCGTTAGCCGGCTTAAAAAAATATGTTAAAGAACATCAACTGGAAGGTAAAAACCTAGCTTGCGTACTTTCCGGCGCAAACTTAAATTTCCATACGTTACGTTATGTTTCGGAACGTTGTGAAATCGGTGAAAAACACGAAGCCCTCTTAGCGGTGACTATTCCGGAGAAAAAAGGCAGTTTCTTAAAATTCTGTGAGATTTTAGGTAATCGTGCGGTTACCGAATTTAACTATCGACACGCGGACGACAGTAAAGCCTGCATTTTCGTCGGCGTTCGTATTACCGGCAGTGTGGAAAAAGCGGACATTATCCGAGATTTACAGCAACACGGCTATGATCTGGTTGATCTTTCGGATGACGATATTGCAAAAACGCATATTCGTTATATGGTCGGCGGTCGTCCTAACACCATTTCCGCCGAACAGCTTTATAGTTTCGAATTTCCTGAGCAAAAAGGCGCATTATTAAAATTCCTACAAACGCTCACCGATTGGGATATTTCTTTATTCCATTACCGTGCGCACGGGGCGGATTACGGCGATATTCTCGCTGCGTTTACTTTAGATGAAAGCGATAAGCATCGCCTTAATCAGCATTTGGATCAACTTGGTTATCGTTACCAAAACGTAACGGATAGCCTTGCATATCAATACTTTTTAAAATAA
- the glmM gene encoding phosphoglucosamine mutase, with product MAERKYFGTDGVRGKVGQFPITPDFALKLGWAAGKILATQGTKQVLIGKDTRISGYMLESALEAGLAAAGLSAAFVGPMPTPAIAYLTRTFRAEAGIVISASHNPYYDNGIKFFSSVGEKLPDEVEEAIEALLDQPMDCVESAQLGKAMRINDAAGRYIEFCKGTFPANASLKGYKIVVDCANGATYHIAPNVMRELGAEVIEIGTKPDGLNINEKCGATDIKALQKVVVESGADVGLAYDGDGDRIMMVDHLGNKVDGDQILFIIAREALRSGKLHGGVVGTLMSNMGLEVALKHLAIPFTRANVGDRYVLEQLKEKGWKLGGENSGHIIVLDKNTTGDGIIASLEVLAAMEAHKMSLNDLARAVPLFPQVLINVRFEGGKNPLESDAVKAVAADVEKRLAGKGRILLRKSGTEPLIRVMVECEDGALAQSCAEEIVEAVKSN from the coding sequence ATGGCAGAACGTAAATATTTCGGTACGGACGGTGTACGAGGCAAAGTAGGACAATTTCCTATTACTCCCGATTTTGCATTAAAACTCGGTTGGGCGGCAGGTAAAATTTTGGCAACCCAAGGTACTAAACAAGTGCTAATCGGTAAAGATACCCGTATTTCAGGTTATATGTTGGAATCGGCATTAGAAGCGGGGCTTGCAGCGGCAGGTCTTTCCGCTGCATTTGTCGGTCCAATGCCGACTCCCGCAATCGCATATCTTACGCGTACTTTCCGTGCCGAAGCGGGTATTGTGATTTCCGCATCACATAACCCATATTACGATAATGGCATTAAATTCTTCTCAAGTGTCGGGGAAAAATTACCGGACGAAGTGGAAGAAGCAATCGAAGCGTTATTAGATCAACCGATGGATTGCGTTGAATCCGCGCAATTAGGTAAAGCCATGCGCATTAATGACGCAGCTGGTCGTTATATCGAATTCTGCAAAGGAACATTCCCGGCAAATGCCAGCCTGAAAGGTTATAAAATCGTGGTGGACTGTGCAAACGGCGCAACTTACCACATCGCACCGAATGTAATGCGTGAACTTGGTGCGGAAGTAATTGAAATCGGTACCAAGCCGGACGGTTTAAATATCAATGAAAAATGTGGTGCGACTGATATTAAAGCGTTACAAAAAGTGGTGGTTGAATCAGGTGCGGACGTCGGTCTGGCTTATGACGGTGACGGCGACCGCATTATGATGGTGGATCACTTAGGTAATAAAGTGGATGGCGACCAAATTCTGTTTATTATTGCGCGTGAGGCATTGCGTTCAGGTAAATTACACGGCGGTGTGGTCGGCACCTTGATGAGTAATATGGGCTTGGAAGTAGCGTTAAAACACTTGGCGATTCCGTTTACTCGTGCGAACGTCGGCGACCGTTACGTGCTTGAGCAGCTAAAAGAAAAAGGCTGGAAATTAGGCGGCGAAAACTCCGGTCATATTATCGTGTTAGATAAAAACACCACCGGTGACGGTATCATCGCTTCGCTTGAAGTGCTTGCCGCAATGGAAGCGCATAAAATGAGCTTAAATGATCTTGCGCGTGCCGTGCCGCTATTCCCGCAAGTGTTAATCAACGTCCGCTTTGAAGGCGGTAAAAATCCGTTGGAAAGCGATGCGGTTAAAGCAGTAGCGGCAGATGTGGAAAAACGTTTAGCCGGTAAAGGACGTATTCTTTTACGTAAGTCCGGCACCGAGCCGTTAATTCGTGTGATGGTGGAATGCGAAGACGGTGCGTTGGCACAAAGCTGTGCGGAAGAAATCGTCGAAGCGGTTAAAAGCAACTAA
- the rpiA gene encoding ribose-5-phosphate isomerase RpiA, translating to MTQQEMKKIAAQAALQFVKPDTIVGVGSGSTVNCFIDALASMKDQIKGAVAASKASEERLRAIGIEVFNANEVSELDVYIDGADEITPQGAMIKGGGAALTREKIVSSLAKKFVCIVDGSKQVDVLGTTFPLPVEVIPMARSYVARQLVALGGSPEYREGVVTDNGNVILDVHNFHIIEPLKMEHTINNIAGVVTNGIFAQRYANVTIVGTPEGAKIIE from the coding sequence ATGACCCAACAAGAAATGAAAAAAATTGCCGCTCAAGCTGCGCTTCAATTCGTCAAACCGGATACCATCGTGGGGGTGGGTAGCGGTTCTACCGTAAACTGTTTTATCGATGCGTTAGCCTCTATGAAAGATCAAATTAAAGGTGCGGTTGCCGCCTCCAAAGCGTCCGAAGAACGTTTACGTGCGATCGGCATCGAAGTATTCAATGCAAATGAAGTCAGCGAATTGGACGTTTATATCGACGGTGCGGATGAAATTACCCCTCAAGGCGCAATGATTAAAGGCGGCGGTGCGGCATTAACCCGAGAAAAAATCGTTAGCTCGCTGGCGAAAAAATTCGTTTGTATCGTGGACGGTTCAAAACAAGTGGACGTATTAGGCACAACCTTCCCGTTACCGGTCGAAGTGATCCCGATGGCACGTTCGTATGTCGCCCGTCAATTAGTGGCATTAGGCGGCTCGCCGGAATACCGTGAAGGCGTGGTCACCGATAACGGTAATGTAATTTTAGACGTGCATAATTTCCACATTATCGAACCGCTTAAAATGGAACATACCATCAATAACATCGCCGGTGTGGTCACTAACGGAATCTTTGCGCAACGCTATGCGAACGTAACCATTGTCGGTACGCCGGAAGGTGCGAAAATTATTGAATAA
- the serA gene encoding phosphoglycerate dehydrogenase produces MTVQIDKSKIKFLLLEGVHQNALDVLQAAGYTNIEYHKKALDGEELINAIKDAHFVGLRSRTYLTKEVLSHAKNLVSIGCFCIGTNQVDLKEAKRLGIPVFNAPFSNTRSVAELVLAEIILLMRQVPKANAEVHRGVWNKSAAGSNEVRGKKLGIIGYGHIGSQLSVMAESIGMQVYFYDIENKLPLGNAQQIASLNELLAGCDAISLHVPENASTKNLMNADRIAQLKEDSVLINAARGTVVDIDALAARLAQGTLRGAAIDVFPEEPASINDPFESPLRQFDNVILTPHIGGSTAEAQANIGTEVANKFVKYADNGSTLSAVNFPEVSLPILHSDAKRLLHIHENRPGILNKINQVFVDGNVNIAGQYLQTDPNIGYVVIDVELDDASEALERLQQIDGTIKARVIS; encoded by the coding sequence ATGACAGTTCAAATTGATAAATCAAAAATTAAATTTCTCTTACTTGAAGGTGTACACCAAAATGCGTTAGATGTGTTACAAGCGGCAGGTTATACCAATATCGAATATCATAAAAAAGCGTTGGACGGCGAAGAATTAATTAATGCGATTAAAGATGCGCATTTCGTCGGCTTACGTTCTCGTACTTACCTAACCAAAGAAGTTCTCTCACACGCCAAAAACCTCGTGTCGATCGGTTGTTTTTGTATCGGTACCAACCAAGTCGATTTAAAAGAAGCGAAACGTCTCGGTATTCCGGTATTTAACGCACCGTTTTCAAATACACGTTCGGTAGCGGAATTAGTGTTAGCGGAAATTATTCTTTTGATGCGTCAAGTGCCGAAAGCGAATGCCGAAGTACATCGCGGTGTGTGGAACAAATCTGCTGCCGGCTCAAACGAAGTGCGCGGTAAAAAATTAGGGATTATCGGTTACGGTCATATCGGATCGCAATTAAGTGTGATGGCGGAATCTATCGGTATGCAGGTTTATTTTTACGATATCGAGAACAAACTGCCGTTAGGTAACGCACAACAAATTGCAAGCTTAAACGAGCTGCTTGCCGGCTGCGATGCGATTTCGCTACACGTACCGGAAAACGCCTCAACCAAAAATTTAATGAATGCGGATCGTATTGCGCAATTAAAAGAAGATTCGGTATTAATTAATGCCGCTCGCGGTACGGTGGTGGATATTGACGCTTTAGCGGCACGCTTAGCGCAAGGTACGTTACGTGGTGCGGCGATTGACGTATTCCCGGAAGAGCCGGCTTCAATCAATGATCCGTTTGAATCACCGCTACGCCAATTCGATAATGTGATTTTGACACCGCATATCGGCGGTTCAACCGCAGAAGCGCAAGCGAATATCGGTACGGAAGTGGCAAACAAATTCGTGAAATATGCGGATAACGGTTCAACCCTTTCCGCGGTGAACTTCCCTGAAGTATCATTACCGATTCTGCATAGCGATGCGAAACGCTTGTTACATATTCACGAAAACCGTCCGGGTATTTTAAATAAGATCAACCAAGTATTCGTCGATGGCAACGTGAATATCGCCGGTCAGTATCTACAAACCGATCCGAATATCGGTTATGTGGTTATTGATGTGGAATTGGACGATGCAAGCGAAGCGTTAGAACGCTTACAACAAATTGACGGCACAATCAAAGCCCGTGTGATTTCATAA
- the znuA gene encoding zinc ABC transporter substrate-binding protein ZnuA, giving the protein MFKKTTLALAMLGATAVSNADVLTTIKPLGFIASAITEGVTESKVLLPVTASPHDYSLKPSDVEQLKSAQLVVWVGEDLETFLEKSIDKLPKEKVLSLDGVPAIKAIVDATEKHEHDHDDHKHDHAGHDHHHDHEGHSHDKDWHIWFSPEASLAAAEQIAARLSAQLPEQKAKIAENLATFKANLIAKNEQIRNQLAAVKGKGYYTFHDAYGYFERAYGLTSLGSFTINPSVAPGAKTLSVIKKNVAAHKAQCLFAEPQFTPKVIESLSKGTQVKVGQLDPLGAKIELSQTAYSQFLQAIADEFSQCLK; this is encoded by the coding sequence ATGTTTAAAAAAACTACGTTGGCGTTAGCCATGTTAGGAGCAACTGCGGTATCGAATGCAGACGTACTCACAACGATAAAGCCGTTAGGCTTTATTGCAAGCGCAATTACGGAAGGCGTAACGGAAAGCAAGGTTTTATTACCGGTGACCGCTTCTCCGCACGATTACAGTTTAAAACCGTCTGACGTAGAACAGTTAAAATCAGCGCAACTCGTAGTTTGGGTGGGTGAAGATTTAGAAACGTTTTTAGAAAAAAGTATCGACAAATTACCGAAAGAGAAAGTGCTTAGTTTAGACGGTGTACCGGCAATTAAAGCGATTGTTGATGCGACTGAAAAACATGAACATGATCACGACGATCATAAACACGACCATGCAGGGCATGATCATCACCATGATCACGAAGGGCATAGCCATGATAAAGATTGGCATATTTGGTTCTCACCGGAAGCAAGCCTTGCCGCGGCGGAACAAATCGCAGCACGTCTAAGCGCACAATTACCGGAACAAAAAGCGAAAATTGCGGAAAACCTTGCAACATTTAAAGCAAATTTAATCGCTAAAAACGAACAAATTCGCAATCAATTAGCAGCAGTAAAAGGTAAAGGTTATTATACTTTCCATGATGCTTACGGCTATTTCGAACGTGCTTACGGATTAACCTCATTAGGGTCGTTTACGATTAACCCGAGCGTAGCGCCGGGGGCGAAAACGTTAAGCGTAATTAAGAAAAATGTTGCGGCTCATAAAGCGCAATGTTTATTTGCTGAACCTCAATTTACCCCGAAAGTGATTGAAAGTCTCAGCAAAGGTACGCAAGTTAAAGTCGGACAATTAGATCCGCTTGGTGCGAAAATCGAATTAAGCCAAACGGCTTACTCGCAATTCTTACAAGCGATTGCCGATGAATTCAGCCAGTGCTTGAAATAA
- the ubiD gene encoding 4-hydroxy-3-polyprenylbenzoate decarboxylase, whose translation MKYKDLREFLTLLEGQGELVRIKQEIDPYLEMAEISDRTLRKGGPAILFENPKGYRMPVLCNLFGTPKRVALGMGQEDTHALRELGKLLAFLKEPEPPKGFKELIGQLPQWKQVLNMPSKVLGKADCQQVVLSGDEVDLYKLPIMHCHQGDVAPLVTWGLTITQGPYKKRQNLGIYRQQLIGKNKLIMRWLSHRGGALDFHEWKETNPDKPFPVSVAIGADPATILAAVTPIPDTLSEYAFAGLLRGQKTEVTKSISNDLEIPASAEIVLEGYIDPNETALEGPYGDHTGYYNEQEYFPVFTVTHITMRRDAIYHSTYTGRPPDEPAVLGEALNEVFIPILQKQFPEIVDFYLPPEGCSYRLAVVTIKKQYAGHAKRVMMGVWSFLRQFMYTKFVIVCDDDVNARDWKDVIWAITTRCDPSRDTTLIDHTPIDYLDFASPIAGLGSKMGIDATNKWPGETSREWGTPIKKDPNVVKRVDEIWDQLGL comes from the coding sequence ATGAAATACAAAGATTTACGTGAATTTTTAACATTACTGGAAGGCCAAGGCGAACTGGTTCGTATAAAACAAGAGATCGATCCTTATCTTGAAATGGCGGAAATTTCCGACCGCACTTTACGTAAGGGCGGGCCGGCGATTTTATTTGAAAACCCGAAAGGCTACCGAATGCCGGTGCTGTGTAATTTATTCGGCACGCCGAAACGTGTCGCATTAGGTATGGGGCAAGAAGATACGCACGCCTTACGAGAGCTGGGGAAATTATTGGCGTTTCTCAAAGAGCCTGAGCCGCCGAAAGGTTTTAAAGAGCTGATCGGGCAATTACCGCAATGGAAACAAGTGCTGAATATGCCGAGCAAAGTCTTGGGTAAAGCGGATTGCCAACAAGTGGTATTAAGCGGCGATGAGGTGGATCTGTATAAATTACCGATTATGCATTGTCACCAAGGCGATGTCGCACCGCTTGTCACTTGGGGATTAACCATTACTCAAGGGCCTTATAAAAAACGCCAAAATCTTGGGATTTATCGCCAGCAGCTGATCGGCAAGAACAAGCTGATTATGCGTTGGTTATCGCATCGTGGCGGGGCGTTGGATTTCCATGAATGGAAGGAAACCAATCCGGATAAACCGTTTCCGGTTTCGGTCGCTATCGGTGCTGATCCGGCAACCATTTTAGCGGCGGTTACACCGATTCCCGATACCTTATCGGAATATGCGTTCGCCGGTTTATTACGCGGTCAGAAAACCGAGGTAACCAAGTCCATTAGTAATGATTTGGAAATACCGGCAAGTGCAGAAATTGTATTGGAGGGTTATATCGACCCGAATGAAACGGCACTGGAAGGCCCTTACGGTGATCATACCGGCTATTACAATGAACAAGAGTATTTTCCAGTATTTACCGTTACGCATATCACTATGCGTCGTGATGCGATTTATCACTCGACTTACACCGGTCGCCCGCCGGATGAACCGGCAGTTCTCGGCGAAGCGTTAAACGAAGTGTTTATTCCGATTTTGCAAAAGCAATTTCCGGAAATCGTGGACTTCTATCTACCGCCGGAAGGCTGTTCCTACCGCCTTGCAGTAGTGACGATAAAAAAACAATACGCCGGTCATGCAAAACGGGTGATGATGGGTGTTTGGTCGTTCCTTCGCCAGTTTATGTACACCAAATTTGTGATTGTTTGCGATGACGATGTAAACGCAAGAGACTGGAAAGACGTGATTTGGGCGATTACCACGCGTTGTGACCCGAGCCGAGATACCACCTTGATTGATCATACACCGATTGATTATTTGGATTTCGCTTCACCGATTGCGGGCTTGGGCTCAAAAATGGGCATTGACGCAACCAATAAATGGCCGGGCGAAACCAGCCGTGAATGGGGTACACCGATTAAAAAAGATCCGAATGTTGTTAAACGTGTTGATGAAATTTGGGATCAATTAGGGCTATAA
- a CDS encoding isoprenylcysteine carboxyl methyltransferase family protein yields MLLVNLTFISFFIVRLYSLSISIRNEKALIQKGATQHGSKNSKLLSIVHVLFYFSTLFEANYFAYHWDYLSTIGAITLFFAYIALFWVINELKEIWTVKLYILPNHKINTSTLFRTIKHPNYFLNIIPELIGVVLLCHAWNTLMYLFPIYLVVLGIRIYQEEKVMKPLFEQVK; encoded by the coding sequence ATGTTACTGGTAAATCTTACCTTTATTAGCTTTTTTATTGTCCGTTTGTATAGTTTGAGCATTTCGATTAGAAATGAGAAAGCACTTATCCAAAAAGGTGCTACGCAACACGGCAGTAAAAATTCAAAACTGTTATCTATTGTACATGTATTGTTCTATTTTTCTACATTATTTGAAGCGAATTATTTTGCTTATCATTGGGATTATCTCAGCACGATCGGTGCAATTACCTTATTTTTCGCCTATATTGCGCTCTTTTGGGTGATCAACGAATTAAAAGAAATTTGGACGGTAAAACTCTATATTTTACCAAACCATAAAATTAACACTTCAACCTTATTCAGAACGATTAAACACCCTAACTATTTCCTCAATATCATTCCGGAATTAATTGGCGTGGTGCTACTTTGTCATGCATGGAACACATTGATGTACTTATTCCCTATTTACCTCGTTGTGTTAGGTATTCGCATTTATCAAGAAGAAAAAGTGATGAAGCCGCTGTTTGAGCAGGTAAAATAA
- a CDS encoding Fic family protein, protein MTQDPFAEYIRHLEPSKREKSYAWQTAIGLQDVDGLKPSPYLRETAIKHIEGQISFETAEQWIEGYYQANPTKEIENRTEEADKVSVRIAKLLSEPAFSFNANQYLVIHKYLFQDIYPHAGQLRTYNITKKEWVLDGATVTYGMASELLATLEYDLAQERKFSYKGLSIDQIIEHLAQFIAQLWQIHCFEEGNTRTTAVFFIKYLHTLGFNATNDIFAENAWYFRNALVRANYNNLAKGIYENTEFLIRFIRNLLLEEKNELSNRLLHIDNKA, encoded by the coding sequence ATGACCCAAGATCCCTTCGCTGAATATATCCGCCATCTCGAACCTTCCAAACGAGAGAAAAGCTATGCTTGGCAAACCGCTATTGGTTTACAAGATGTCGATGGGCTAAAACCTTCTCCCTATTTACGAGAAACGGCGATTAAACATATTGAAGGCCAAATCTCGTTTGAAACTGCGGAACAGTGGATCGAAGGTTATTACCAAGCAAATCCGACAAAAGAAATTGAAAATCGTACCGAAGAAGCGGATAAAGTTTCGGTACGCATTGCCAAATTGCTCTCTGAGCCAGCTTTTTCATTCAATGCGAATCAATATTTAGTCATTCACAAATATCTGTTTCAGGATATTTATCCACACGCCGGACAATTGCGAACTTATAACATCACGAAAAAAGAGTGGGTATTAGACGGCGCTACAGTGACTTACGGCATGGCTTCCGAATTGTTGGCAACTTTAGAATACGATTTAGCTCAAGAACGTAAATTCAGCTATAAAGGGCTATCAATCGACCAAATTATTGAGCATTTGGCACAATTTATCGCACAATTATGGCAAATTCACTGTTTTGAAGAAGGAAATACCAGAACTACCGCCGTATTCTTTATCAAATATCTTCATACTTTGGGCTTCAATGCAACCAATGATATTTTTGCCGAAAATGCATGGTATTTCCGTAATGCCTTGGTACGAGCAAACTATAATAATCTTGCTAAAGGCATTTATGAAAACACGGAATTTCTCATACGTTTTATCCGCAATTTATTACTTGAAGAAAAAAATGAACTGAGTAATCGATTATTACATATAGATAATAAAGCGTGA
- a CDS encoding RsiV family protein yields MIAIYGVFVIFVGNLTALIKEFMMNKTALALLFSGIFVLSACDDKNTQALTEKLQQAEQKIIQLDEQLAKSQQELTAFRQSIAGKADSALASFPALNVEIYPFFAKTERVKFKSQAKQEQAILSAEQYYFVSLAKTGFEWLDNLLAKQILISYQPVTADADSKIDRNAITGDELNQLKTVLEKDYQESLETLKEGMTLGISRTAETIYLGQRHNIVTFFQNYDEYSGGAHNNYHTKYFNVDVNKKRIILLDDLLSPAKQVELFAMLWGYYEQRTLPDVNGKRETFTPKQDFYVSEDFLFTDDGVKFIYPPYALGSFAEGEISLTVPWYEINQLLNPEYQRKPKDGYDLAPDHIQAENE; encoded by the coding sequence ATGATTGCAATTTATGGTGTTTTTGTTATTTTTGTCGGTAATTTAACCGCTTTAATTAAGGAGTTTATGATGAACAAAACGGCACTTGCGCTACTGTTTTCAGGGATATTCGTACTGTCCGCTTGTGATGATAAAAATACGCAGGCATTAACCGAGAAATTACAACAAGCGGAACAAAAAATTATCCAATTAGATGAACAACTTGCAAAATCTCAGCAAGAATTGACCGCTTTTCGGCAATCGATTGCGGGAAAAGCGGATTCCGCATTAGCTTCTTTTCCTGCATTAAATGTTGAAATCTATCCGTTTTTTGCCAAAACCGAACGAGTAAAATTCAAGTCGCAAGCCAAGCAAGAACAAGCGATTCTTTCCGCCGAACAATATTATTTTGTCAGTCTTGCTAAAACCGGTTTTGAATGGTTGGATAATTTATTGGCGAAACAGATTTTAATCAGCTACCAGCCTGTTACGGCGGATGCCGACAGTAAAATTGATCGCAATGCAATAACCGGTGACGAGTTAAATCAGTTGAAAACGGTATTAGAAAAAGATTATCAGGAAAGTTTAGAAACTTTAAAAGAAGGAATGACACTCGGCATTTCCCGCACCGCCGAAACCATTTATTTAGGACAACGTCATAATATCGTGACTTTTTTCCAAAACTATGACGAATACAGCGGCGGTGCACATAACAATTACCATACCAAGTATTTTAATGTCGATGTGAACAAAAAACGGATTATTTTACTGGATGATTTACTTTCGCCGGCAAAACAAGTGGAATTATTCGCTATGTTGTGGGGTTATTATGAACAACGTACTCTACCGGATGTAAACGGTAAGCGCGAAACATTTACGCCGAAACAAGACTTTTACGTTTCGGAAGATTTCCTGTTTACCGATGATGGGGTGAAATTTATTTATCCGCCGTATGCGTTAGGTTCATTCGCTGAAGGTGAGATCAGCCTGACCGTGCCTTGGTACGAAATCAATCAGTTACTTAATCCGGAATATCAACGTAAACCGAAAGACGGCTACGATTTAGCCCCAGATCATATCCAAGCCGAGAATGAGTAA